The Lutra lutra chromosome 15, mLutLut1.2, whole genome shotgun sequence genome includes a region encoding these proteins:
- the LOC125086026 gene encoding ribosomal biogenesis factor-like, producing MLKAMAKNKLRGQKSRNVFHIASQKNFKSKNKDKPVTTSLKKINIVNNEKVTRVNKAFVDIQKELAHFSKGLSLEPLQKQLIPQQCHKNEPVNVDEATRLMAQL from the coding sequence ATGTTGAAGGCAATGGCTAAGAACAAACTAAGAGGGCAGAAGTCCAGGAATGTATTTCATATAGCCAGCCAAAAAAACTTTAAgtctaaaaataaagacaaaccaGTTACCACTAGCCTAAAGAAGATAAACATTGTGAATAATGAAAAAGTTACCAGAGTGAATAAAGCTTTTGTAGATATACAAAAGGAACTTGCACATTTCTCAAAAGGCCTTTCCCTTGAACCTTTGCAGAAACAGCTGATTCCTCAGCAGTGTCATAAAAACGAACCAGTTAATGTTGATGAAGCGACAAGATTAATGGCTCAGTTGTAA